Within Vicia villosa cultivar HV-30 ecotype Madison, WI linkage group LG1, Vvil1.0, whole genome shotgun sequence, the genomic segment ATATAATTGGACACTCTTTCTTGCtcactctttttttttaaagttttgttttagTTTATGGTTACTTTTCCTGCTAGAAAGGCACTTAGAAAAGTTGATTTCCTCTTAAAAATTCAATTCCTGTGCATTTTtgtcaaatattttatttgtcaATGTTGCTGGTTGTTTTGATTTGTACTTTATATGCTCTTGATGAATGGCTGGATTTTGGTTTCTCATATACTTTATGGCTGGATATTGGTTTCTCAAATATGTATTATGGTGTTCATGTTGTTTTTTTCTCGTGCTCTATATGTGCTCATTCTATACGAAAAgtcttatattatattatatttgctATTTTCATTACCGCGTTACAACTTTAAAAAGCTATATGAAGTCTTCTATTATATCTCTTAGCTTTCACATATGATAGTTGTTGATTACAGGAAAATGttaattgataaaaaatgcaAGTCTTTTTAACGAAAATCCTATTGTTTAAgaatgttttaatatatattcaatttaactgctaatatataatcaaaacttgattaccatactaaatatatatatatatatatatatatatatatatatatatatatatatatggggacgactcaagtgagaacacttggttattatgagaaatgagaacaatgaatcacgaccattaaattttgattttgttgattttaatggacaggattggtttctctttctatatgagaatgccatatgagaatgccttttttatatgagaatgtgagaatgaatctgaaccatttgattctaaaataaatggtggagattacgtgtgaatctttttttatctctcttcaatcttttattttaatgatggaggagagagaaaaaaatatccaaacataatctccaccatttattttaaaatccaatggttcagattcattctcacattctcataattctcatataaagaaggcattctcatatgatatgccctatatatatatatatatatatatatatatatatatatatatatatatatatatatatatatatatatatatatatatatatatatatatatatatatatatatatagggagcgtatccggtgagaactgatatctttatgagaaacgagaactataaATATTAAccgtttgatttaattaatagatgagatttaaaattttcaattaaggAGCACATTAATATTTGCCCACCggaaaatattttctattttctaataTTACACTGATAGTTAATACTCTGTCTAACCTATTATATACTGCCGCCATATATCTCCAACCTATTGTAAATTGCCGCCATATGTCTCAAGGATATAAAATCATTCATTGTCTCAAAGGTAATCATGTTATCTTTTCCATTGTTCTATATATTCATGTTATCCTTCTCATTATTCTCTTTATACTCACCTACtattatgttttaaattattCATGTAATTTTTTCCATTGTTCTAGGTCTTCATGTTACCTTTTTCAATCGGCAGGTAAGAGAGGATTACAAGATTTAAAGTTTTATAGcaattttttgtttgaattttatgctttattttatctttaagtcattatttgttttatattttattaaattataaattataaaacatgtattttttttatcttttaattatatcTTTAAGTTATTAtttgtttcatattttatttaaattaaaaattataatacatatattttatatatttttaactaaAGTTTGGAGTCGAACAAAGATGATGAACCGACACTTGATACTTCACAAGATGCTCATATACCTGAATCAGTTgaggtaattataattattaaatcttTACATAAACGAgttatatttcaattttaatttttttatttgttttttttagacAAATCATGAGGTTCTATATTGTGATGAAGAAATAAAGCCTAAGGTTGGACAAATTTTTGATTCACTCGAAGATGgtgattttttttacaaaagataTGCACATAGTGTTGGTTTTAGTGTGCGTTGTTCatcagaaaataaaaataaagatggtGTCATACGTTGGAAGTACTTTGTTTGCTCTAAAGAGGGTTACAAACCAAATGTATCAAAAGAGAACGAAGTGAGTGAATTGGGAGTTAAAGTCAAGAGGAGGAGTCTTACTAGAGAAGGATGTGATGCAAAAGTTGCTTTCAAGTTGTTAGAGGGAGGAAAATATGAGCTAACTCGATTTCAAGAGAGTCATACACATGCACTTGCCTCACCTAAAAAGAGACAATTTCTTAGATCTGCAAGAAAAGTGAATAATATTCATAAGAGTATAATGTTTGCAAATAGTAGAGCAAATATTGGTCCTTCAAAAACATACCATTTGTTGAAGGAACAACTAGGTGGTTATGAAAATATTGGGTGCACACACAGAGATCTACAAAATTCGTTTAGAGATTTAAAGACCTTAAtcaaagattcagatgcatatgtCTTCATTGATAACTTTAAAAGGAAGCAAGAAGTGAATCCCTCGTTTTATTTTGCATACGAGGTTGATGTTGAAGATCGACTGAAACACGTTTTCTGGGCAGATGGAATTTGTAGAAAAAATTACTTCTTATTTGGAGATGTAATGTCGTTCGACACTACAtatgaaacaaataaatattCCATGATATTTGCACCATTTACTGGAGTGAACCATCATAGACAGTCTGTTACTTTTGGAGCTGCCTTCTTAGCAAATGAGAAAGCTGATTCATTCATTTGGTTATTTGAAAAGTTTTTGGAAGCTATGGGGGGGAATAAACCAAATCTTATAATAACAGATCAAGACCCTGCCATGAAAATTGCAATTGAGAAGGTCTTTGATTCTTCTGCACATAGGTTTTGTATGTGGAACATCATGAAAAACGTTTCTGAAAAGGTGGGTGTTTCCTTGAATTCTAATGAGGAGTTCAATAATAAATTTAAGTCATGTGTTTGGGGATCAGACACTTCTGAAAATTTTGAAGCATCATGGAAATCCATCATGATTGAGTTTGgattgcaaaagaatgaatggttgTCACACATGTATAATATTCGAAATATGTGGATCCCGACTTACTTCAGAGATATATTTTTGGCTGGCGTATTGAGAACAACCTCAAGATCAGAGAGTGAAAATTCCTTCTATGGTAACTTTTTAAATCCTACTATTGGCTTGGTAGAGTTTTGGATGAGATTTGAGTCTGCTATAGAAGCTCAAAGGCATAAAGAGTTACTTGCTGATAATACTTCACTTCATTCTTTACCAATACTAAAATTAGACCGTGGATTAGAGAGGCATGGTAGGGATATTTACACTCGTGAAaacttttatatatttcaaaatgaattatggattggatgTATAGACTGCGGAGTagaaaatataaatcaaaatgaTGGTGTGGATGTTTTACACATAATTGATAATAGTGTGCCAAATGGTAAAGTAAGCGAGGTGGTTTATAATGTTTCTGATTATAGCTCGACTTGTTCGTGCAATATGTTTCAATCACAAGGCATACCATGTAGACACATACTCTATGTTTTAAGAGGAAAAGGTTTAAATGAAATACCGAACAAGTATATTCTAAATAGATGGACCAAAATGGCGACCAACAAGTCTGTTTTTAATGTTGATGGAAAGGACTTAGAAGGTTTGTCCGAAACAAAAAATGAGAGACAACTCATTTCAGAGGTATGGGATCATTTATATATGTGCATGCATATGGTTGGGCAGTGTAAGGAGAAGTTGCTTCCTATAACAAATGGATTTGCTaacattaaaaaacaattatctgaatttgaagatgattCTTTACCCACCAAAACAAATGAGCTAGAGTCTTTTATTGGTTTTGATCTTTCTAAAGAAGTGAAAATTCATCCCCCACAAATTTCAAAGACAAAAGGAAGTGGTAAACGAATTAAAGGAGGAAAAGAGAAGGCTATTGAACAACAACAGAAAAGATCCAGACTTTGTAAAGCATGTGGCCAATATGCATCTCATGACACTCGTAATTGTCCATCGAAATCATCTCCTTAATCTTGGTAAAAACAATCCACTGTTTTGTTTGATTTCTAGTTTGGAAATGTTTCTTTTCTTGCTCTTTGTTGCAGTAAAGACAATTTAAATGTTTTGTTTGATTACTTGTTtggaaatattttttgttttattttatgttgCAGTAAAGAAAATTTGGACTAGTCCCTAAAGCAATCATAGCATATCGGTTTCATGATGCAGTAAAAAAAATTTAGACTAGTCCCTAAGCTATCATAACATATTAGCTTCATGTTGCAGTAAAGAAAATTTGAACTAATCCTTAAAATAAAGTTAGTCATTTTATTTAAATCAATGGTTTTTATACAAGGTGGAATGTAATCAATAGTTTAGAGATTAGAATAAATTCAAgactaatgttttaaaaatttagCATCAGAAATTCAAATATTTAAGGAAACACCTTTCAGCAATGTTTCCTACAGCTGGTTGTGCATTTTTTGTTTGAATATTATGAAAAACTATATAACTAATACCGATCAATATTTCTGGACGCATAACTCTTATCTGTTTCACAACCTCTTATTATTTGTTTCGAGATAGAATTTCTTTTAATTTAGTGATGCACATATTCTTGAATTCTAAATATTTTGGAttataatcataataaaaatCTTGATATTTTGGTACTCTATAAGAAAAATGTTTGTTTGGAAGCGAAAATATCATATGTTCCATACTTATCGTATTTTAGCCAAAATTCCAATTctccaaaatatttaaaattcaagAATATGTGAGTGGGAGTTTGTACAGTATTGGGTTTGGAGAGTTTAGAAGATATGTGAGTGGGTTTGTAGAATTTTTTATAGTACAAAATTGAAACTAGAGTTGAATTAATGGAGAATTGGGATTTTGGTGGTGGTAGTAGTGGTTTTGATTTGCAGTATAGCTATCAGGACGAAAATGAAGATATGAAGAACAAatagtttttaataattatttatttaacatGTTTAATTTTGAAACTATAGATGACGCATTAAGTAGTAGAGATAGGGGTAATCAAtttgcttattaaaaaatattttccgGTGGGCAAATATTAATGTGCTccttaattgaaaattttaaatctcATCCATTaattagggatgtcaacttgcctccgttagcgGAGATCTCCGTGGGGATTCTccgtttggggccccaaagatGGGGAATTTTCCCCCCGCGAGGATGGGGATGGGGatcaaagtctccccgaaggcacttcgaagacggggtggcgtaaatatcccccgccccgtggagtccccgccccgaataaaatagcataatgtccttaatttatatataattttaaattattatgtaagtttatttgacattttatataattaatcttatacacaaatttaaaatatatatgtattgttagtaaaagagtgatataaatgatttttttcattttttttagtttgaaaattttgttcgatattatagattaaatattgtaaaaacaatatatttattggttagtttttgaagcttttactattaatttggtttaaaattatatataaaaaaatcatgtttatagatctccgcatgaaccgtggggatccgtggggacccgcggggatccacggggacggggatggaggacaaaatccccccgaagtggggatggggaatagattcaatggcggggattgtgatgggaatgtatcccccgtccccgccccgccccattgacatccctatatatatatatatatatatatatatatatatatatatatatatatatatatatatatatatatatatatatatatatatatatatatatatatatatatatatatatatatatatatatatatatatcatgtttCTTTAGTATACAATATTGATACTTTTAACGAATATTATATTAAAGAGCATTTATAGTATAATTAATGTGTATGAATGTATGATATATTTATTACTTAAATATTGTttgaatataaatataatttaataatataacatttaaaaatataaaatattatagacaattaaaactaaattataaaatataatattaaaaatgtttTAGTATCATTTATCAATTAGTTAATACAATACTCtcgaatatttttataaatattatcaaaactaaaataatatttatatacgagaaaaaaatgtattgatgattcaaatatttttatacaaaatGTTGAGtagatattttaaaattgtattcCCTCTTTTAATGCATTAAACATTAATATGAAAGAGGTATGAGTTTATTAAGGGTGTAGTTTTTGATCTAAATGGTATCTAACAtccaaaatttttgaaaaaaaaatggtatgcgcggaaaaaaaatctattgttgatctaaatagtttaatatacgaaaaaatctattattgatcagaatatttttttaaatattttattaaaaataaatatactataTAAACAAATACGCGTAACAGAGcagaacccgtgcgtacgcacaggtttgttactagttcaattttaaaaaaataccatTTTAGTTTTGTTTATGGTCGGGTTAGGCTTAtgaaaaaaatcaatcaaattcaCTACACTAATGACGTGATCATGTCAAGATCTAAATAAATTTAACACTTACACCGAAAAGTAGAAcaattatttatgatttaaagTAGAACAAATAAGTTTTTTCCGGTAAACAGAAAAACAAACCTCAACACAAATCATGATCCACAGTCAAATTTTTTACAACACTACTAGTCCTCTTCGTTGGATACAAATGTAAAACATTATTTTTCAAACCAATTTGATTATTCTCAAAATGACAAGGTTGATCCTCGTCGATCTTCCCCATCTTTCTTACCTCAGTATTGTTTTTATACCTCAAAACCGATTGGTTTTGCTTCGTTATAATATGTTCGCCTTCATCGACATTAATGATGATGGACTTGGGCAAGTGTGGAATGTGATTGGCAGCTCCAAAACCATGTCCTCCGGCGCATTCGATAACACTTTTCAT encodes:
- the LOC131647986 gene encoding protein FAR1-RELATED SEQUENCE 5-like; this encodes MSQGYKIIHCLKGLHVTFFNRQTNHEVLYCDEEIKPKVGQIFDSLEDGDFFYKRYAHSVGFSVRCSSENKNKDGVIRWKYFVCSKEGYKPNVSKENEVSELGVKVKRRSLTREGCDAKVAFKLLEGGKYELTRFQESHTHALASPKKRQFLRSARKVNNIHKSIMFANSRANIGPSKTYHLLKEQLGGYENIGCTHRDLQNSFRDLKTLIKDSDAYVFIDNFKRKQEVNPSFYFAYEVDVEDRLKHVFWADGICRKNYFLFGDVMSFDTTYETNKYSMIFAPFTGVNHHRQSVTFGAAFLANEKADSFIWLFEKFLEAMGGNKPNLIITDQDPAMKIAIEKVFDSSAHRFCMWNIMKNVSEKVGVSLNSNEEFNNKFKSCVWGSDTSENFEASWKSIMIEFGLQKNEWLSHMYNIRNMWIPTYFRDIFLAGVLRTTSRSESENSFYGNFLNPTIGLVEFWMRFESAIEAQRHKELLADNTSLHSLPILKLDRGLERHGRDIYTRENFYIFQNELWIGCIDCGVENINQNDGVDVLHIIDNSVPNGKVSEVVYNVSDYSSTCSCNMFQSQGIPCRHILYVLRGKGLNEIPNKYILNRWTKMATNKSVFNVDGKDLEGLSETKNERQLISEVWDHLYMCMHMVGQCKEKLLPITNGFANIKKQLSEFEDDSLPTKTNELESFIGFDLSKEVKIHPPQISKTKGSGKRIKGGKEKAIEQQQKRSRLCKACGQYASHDTRNCPSKSSP